Genomic segment of Avibacterium volantium:
TCACTTTGGTATCTTTGTTCACTAAAATTGACATTTTATTCTCCCTTTGCTGCTTTCACGACTTCGCTTGCCGCTTGTTGTAAACTTTGTGCTGAAATAATGTTGGTATCACTTTCTGCCAGCATTGCACGGCCTAACTCCGCATTGGTTCCCTCTAAACGCACCACCACAGGTACATTTACGCCCACTTCTTTACTGGCTGCGATAATGCCTTCGGCGATGAGATCACAACGTACAATGCCACCAAAAATATTAACTAAAATAGCTTTCACCGAAGGATCGGTTAAGATGATTTTAAAGGCTTCTGCCACACGTTCTTTGGTTGCACCGCCGCCCACGTCAAGGAAGTTGGCTGGCTGTCCGCCGTATAATTTCACAATATCCATTGTTCCCATTGCTAGCCCTGCGCCATTAACCATACAGCCAATGTTGCCATCTAAGGCAACATAGTTGAGATTCCATTTTTCTGCTTGGGCTTCACGAGGATCTTCTTGGCTCAGATCGCGCATTGCAAGCAAATCTGGGTGGCGATATAAGGCATTGCTGTCCACCACCACTTTGGCATCAAGACAATCAAGATCGCCATTGTCTAAAATCACCAATGGATTCACTTCTAATAATGCCAGATCTTTTTCAATAAATAAGCGGCTGAGCTGACAAAATAGATCAGTAAATTGCTTGATTTGTTTGCCCTCTAAGCCGAGTTTAAAAGCTAATTCTCTGCCTTGATATGGCATTCCGCCAACCAATAAATCAATGCTGGTGCGATGTAATAAGTGCGGTGTTTTTTCCGCCACTTCTTCAATATTCACGCCACCTTCTGTGGAAACCATAAAGACAATTTGTTGCGAGCTACGATCGACAATAGCGCTGAGATACAGCTCTTTTTTAACCGCCACGCAACCTGTTACATAAATTTGATTGATAGGCTGCCCTTTGGCATCGGTTTGAAAGGTAATCAAACGCTTGCCTAAAAATTTGTCAAAAAACGCCCGCACTTCTTGTTCTGAGCTAACCACTTGCACGCCGCCCGCTTTGCCACGTCCGCCTGCGTGAACTTGGCATTTCAGCACCCATTTTGAGCCACCTAATTTTTTGATGGCTTCTAATCCTTGTTCTAGAGTTTCGCACGCATAGCCCTCACCAACAGGCAAGCCGTATTGGGCGAAAAGTTGTTTTGCTTGATATTCGTGTAAATTCATAGATTTATCTTTCTCCCTTTTATCGCTATATGCTTCATCATATCCGCATATCAATGAATAAAAATAAGGCGATAAGATCCCTTATCGCCCTATGTTAAGACTACACTTCTAATAATAAACGCGTTGGATCTTCCAACATTTCTTTAATGGTGACTAAGAAACCCACACTTTCACGTCCGTCAATTAAGCGGTGATCGTAAGAAAGAGCAAGATACATCATTGGGCGAATCACCACTTCACCATTCACTGCCACTGGACGATCTTTAATGGCGTGCATACCTAAAATCGCACTTTGTGGAGGGTTGATGATTGGTGTGGACATCAGTGATCCAAACACACCGCCGTTAGTAATCGTGAAGTTTCCACCAGTGAGATCTTCCACCGTTAATTTACCATCACGACCTTTTTCTGCTAATACTTTGATTTGCTTTTCAATTTCCGCCATACTCAGCTTATCGCAATTGCGTAACACTGGGGTGACCAAACCGCGTGGGGTGGAAACGGCAATGCTGATGTCGAAATAGTTGTGATACACAATGTCATCACCGTCAATAGACGCATTCACTTCTGGATAGCGTTTTAATGCTTCCACTACGGCTTTCACATAGAAAGACATAAAGCCTAAGCGAGTATCGTGAGATTTCTCAAATTTCTCTGCATACTTTTTACGCAACTGCATAATCGGTTGCATATCCACTTCGTTGAAGGTAGTAAGCATTGCCGTGCTGTTTTTCGCTTCTAATAAACGCTCTGCCACGCGCTTACGCAAACGGGTCATTGGCACACGTTTTTCATCACGCCCTGATATATTTAATGCCGGTGCTTCAGGCGCTTGTGGCTGAGATTGCGCTTGCGCGGTTTTTTGCGCCGCTTTTTGTGCTACAGTGCGTTCAATGTCTTCACGCGTGATGCGTCCGCCCACGCCAGTACCTTGCACTTCTTCTGCTTTAAGATCGTTTTCTGCCAATAAACGGCGTGCCGCTGGGCTAACTACATCGGCGTTAGTCGGTTCTGATGTTAAGTTGGCTAAATGACGATCCGCTGGCGTGCTTTCCACTTTTTGTACGCTTTCTTTGGTGGCATTGCCTGCCGCCGCTAAGGCTGAAACTTTACCTAACACTTGGTTGCTAATCACCGTTGCTCCCTCGGCTTCGATGATGCTTTCTAGCACACCATCAGCAACCGCTGGCACTTCAAGCACGACTTTGTCGGTTTCAATTTCGACTAAAACTTCATCACGTTTTACTTCATCGCCCACTTTTTTATGCCAAGTGGCAACCGTTGCATCTGCCACAGATTCAGGTAGCACGGGAGTTAAAATCTCAAAATCGCTCATTTTTCTGTTCCTTCTTTGGTTTGCGTTTTATTTGCATTCGGTTGTACAAAAGTGCGGTGATTTTTGACCGCACTTTTTGCTTACAAATTATTCTAAAGCCTCATTCACTAAGGCGCGTTGCTGCTCATTATGTAACGACATATAGCCCACCGCTGGCGATGCTGAAGCCGGTCTGCCCACATAACGCAGTTTGCCATGTTCTGGCAATGAACTGACAAAGTTATGTTGGCTACAATACCACGCACCTTGGTTTTGCGGTTCTTCTTGACACCATACATAATCAGTAACCTGATGATAAGGGGCAAGCGCCGCTTTCATTTCTTCGTGCGGATAAGGATAAAGCTGTTCCACGCGCACAATCGCCACATCGGTTTGGTTATTTTTGCGGCGTTGTTCTAATAAATCGTAATACACTTTACCCGAACACATTACCACACGTTTCACTTGTTTTGGATCGAGCTTGTCAATTTCGCCAATCACGTTTTGATAAGTGCCGTTTACCAACTCTTCTTTGCTGGACACCGCAAGTGGGTGGCGCAGTAAGGATTTTGGTGTGATCACAATCAATGGACGGCGCACTTTACGCAACATTTGGCGGCGTAATAAATGATAAATTTGTGCTGGAGTTGATGGCACGCAAACTTGCATATTTTGTTGCGCACAAAGCTGTAAATAACGCTCTAAACGGGCAGATGAATGCTCTGGCCCTTGCCCTTCATAGCCGTGAGGTAATAGCATCACTAAACCACACATTCTGCCCCATTTTTGTTCGCCTGAGCTGATAAATTGGTCAATCACCACTTGCGCGACGTTGGCGAAATCACCGAATTGTGCTTCCCAAATGGTGAGCGTTTTTGGTGTCGCTGTGGCATAGCCATATTCATAAGCCAGCACCGCTTCTTCTGAAAGCACGGAATCCCACACTTCAAAATGCCCTTGCTGATTGTGCAAATGGGTAAGTGGGGTATAAATTGTGGCATCTTTTTGGCTATGTAAAACAGAATGACGGTGGAAGAATGTGCCACGCCCTGCGTCTTCACCAGATAAGCGAACGTTATAGCCTTCGTCCAACAAGGTGGCGTAAGCCATTGTTTCTGCCATTCCCCAATCAAATGGTTTTTCGCCTTTTGCCATTAGACGGCGATCATCATAGATTTTTTTCACCCGTGAATGAAGTGGGTGATTTTCTGGATATTCACAAACTTTGAGAGCTAAATCGGTGAAACGTTGTTCATCAAAACTGCCTTCATAATCTGACCATTCTTGGCTGAGGAATTTCATCCAATCAGAGGCTTCCACATCGCGTTCGCGCCATTCAGGTACAACACAATCACCATTATCTAAGGCATCACGATAATCATTCATTAACGCTAAACTGTAAGCCTCATCAATCACATTATCAGCAATTAAGCGATCGGCATACACTTTGCGTGGAGTTGGATGGCGCTTAATGCGCTCATACATTAACGGCTGGGTAACCGAAGGTTCATCGGCTTCGTTATGTCCGTGACGACGATAAGAAACGAGATCGATAAAAATATCACGCTTGAATTTGGTTCTAAATTCCACCGCCATTTGTGCCGCATACGCCACGGCTTCAGGATCATCACCATTCACGTGAATAACTGGCGCTTCGATCATTTTCGCAATATCGGTACTGTATTCAGTAGAACGGGTATCGTGCGGATTCGAGGTGGTGAAACCGATTTGGTTGTTGATCACGATACGAATCGTCCCGCCTACGCTATAACCACGGGTTGCCGACATATTCAATGTTTCTTGCACCACGCCCTGCCCTGCTACTGCGGAATCACCGTGTACCGTAATCGGCAACACTTGCGAGCGTTCTACATCGTTAATACGGGTTTGTCTAGCACGCACTGAACCCAGTACCACTGGGTTTACAATTTCTAAGTGAGATGGGTTAAACGCAAGCGCTAAATGCACTAAGCCATCATTGGTCATAAAATCAGAAGAAAAACCTTGGTGATATTTCACATCACCCGTTCCGTTACCCTGATGTTTTCCTGCAAATTCATCAAATAATTCCGCCGGTTTTTTGCCTAGCACGTTCACCAATAAATTCAAACGTCCACGGTGTGCCATTCCCATTACAATTTCTTTAATGCCGTTTTTGGGCCCTTGACGGATAATTTCTTTCATTAGCAAGATAAACGCATCACTGCCTTCAAGAGAAAAACGTTTTGCCCCTGGGAATTTTGCCCCAAGATAGCGTTCTAAACCGTCTGCGGCGGTGAGTTCTTCAAGGAATTTAAGCTGTTCTTGTTTGCTAAATAAAGGTTGATTTAACCAATTTTCTAACTTTTTCTGTAACCAAGTTCTTGCTTCCAGATCATTAACGTGCATAAACTCTAAGCCGATCGTACCACAATAAGTGTTTTTTAATGACGTGGTTAGTTCACGTAAGCTAATTTGTTCTTTGTTGTAAACATAGCCACCTATATCAAACACTTCATCAAGATCGGCATCACTAAAACCATAGAATTTATAATCTAAAGTTGGTGCATCCATACGCTGCCAAATTTTTAGTGGGTCAAGATCAGCGTGCAAATGTCCACGGTTACGGTGCGCATTCACCCATTGTAATACTTTAACTAATCTTGCACTCACTTTAGGATCAATGACACTTACCCCATCAGCACCATTATCACGTGCTAAACGTTTAAAATATTGACGAATTGGGGTGTGCGCTTGCTCAACTTCAGTGTGTTTTGGCAATGTATTAAAAATTTGTTGCCAGCTTTCATCGACAGAATGGGGATCTTGGAGATAGTTTTCATAAAGTTCTTCAATATAAGATTGGTTTGCTCCGTTTAAAGAGCTAGAGGCTAACCATTCACTGATTGGGCTCATTTGTTTCATTAAAATCACCTGATTTGATTTATTAAACATACACAATAGAGTGAGAATTTTTCTATTATACATAGGTTTATACAACAAAACCGCTATGTTTTCACGTTCTCTATTTTGCTGATTAGTTTAAAAACAAATTGCCAAAATAAGCAACTGTTCCACTTAACAAAACATTAACATTTTTTTCATTTTTTGATCTTTATCTCATTTTTGAAAAAATAACATTTTTTTAACAGGATTTTTTTGCTAATTATAAAGACAGTTTAGAGAGAAAAGGTTATAGTGAAGTGAAAAACAATTCTAAAATCATTTATACACAACTATACACAACATTATTAGACAACTAACTTCATACTCAACCAGATAACTACAAGAGGAGTGTTTATGAGCGAATTAAGCGCAAAATTAACATTAAGTGATGGACGTGAACTGGAACTGCCTGTAAGACAAGGTACTTTAGGTTATGACGTTGTTGATGTGCAATCATTAGTCAAAAATAAACTTTTTACCTTTGACCCTGGGTTTATGTCCACCGCATCTTGCGTTTCAGAGATAACCTACATTGATGGCGATGAGGGCGTTTTATTACACCGTGGCTACCCGATTGATCAATTAGCAAAAAATGGAACTTATCTTGAAGTAGCACATTTATTACTGTTCGGTGAGCGCCCTAACAAGCAAGAATATGAGAATTTTGTTCAGTTGGTACGTAAACATACACTCGTTCACGAACAAATCTCCCGTTTCTTCCACGGTTTCCGTCGCGACTCTCACCCAATGGCAATAATGTGTGGGGTAAGCGGTGCATTAGCGGCGTTCTATCACGATTCCTTGGACATTAACGACATTGAACACCGTGAGATCACCGCAATTCGTCTGCTTGCCAAAATGCCAACCCTCGCGGCGATGTGTTATAAGTATTCGATTGGGCAACCTTTTATGTTCCCACAGAATCATCTTTCTTATTCAGGCAACTTTTTATATATGATGTTTGCCACCCCGTGTGAACCTTATGTGGTTAATCCTGTATTAGAACGCGCAATGGATCGTATTTTTATCTTGCACGCAGATCACGAACAAAATGCATCTACCTCAACAGTGCGTACCGCTGCTTCATCAGGCGCTAACCCGTTTGCTTGTATCGCTGCGGGTATCGCTTCCTTATGGGGGCCTTCACACGGTGGTGCAAATGAGGCTTGTATTAATATGCTTGAAGAAATCGGCACGATTGATCGTATTCCTGAATATATTGCGCGCGCGAAAGATAAAAACGATCCTTTCCGCTTAATGGGCTTTGGCCACCGCGTGTATAAAAATTATGACCCACGCGCGAAAGTAATGCGTCAAACCTGCCACGAAGTGCTAAAAGAGTTAAATATTGATAACCCATTATTCGACGTGGCAATGGAACTAGAGCGTATCGCATTAAGCGATCAATACTTTATTGATCACAAGCTTTATCCAAATGTCGATTTCTATTCAGGCATTATTCTTAAAGCCATTGGCATTCCAACGTCAATGTTCACCGTTATCTTCGCACTGGCAAGAACCGTCGGCTGGATCGCCCACTGGAAAGAAATGTTCAAGCCAGGCAATATGAAAATCGTCCGCCCACGTCAGCTTTACACAGGCCACACAGAACGCCCATTTACGCCACTAGAGGGTAAGGAATAAAATCTATAAAAAAAGACCGCACTTAAAGTGTGGTCTTTTTTTGCAAGTTTTTAGAAACTTAAGTAAGGGGCGATTTTTTCGATGGTGGCTTCGCCGATGCCTGAGATGTTGGATAATTCTTCAACAGATTTGATTTTGCCTACTTTATTACGATATTCAACAATCGCATTCGCTTTTGCTTCACCGATGCCAGAAAGATTTTGTAAGGTTTTTGCGTCTGCTTTATTGATGTTGATTTTTTCGCCAGCATAAGATTTAGCTTGGTCTTTCAAAGATTTTGCTTTTTCTGATGCTTTGTTTTTTGCATTTTCAGCGGCTGATTTGGCGCTGTTTTTAGCTTTGGTTTCAGCAGTATTTTTGCTGTCTGCCATTTTATCTTTGGCTTTTGTTGCGCTTTCTTTCATTGAAGTAGCTTTATCTTCTACTGCTTTTTTGGCAGATTTTGCTTTGCTTTCAACAGTATTTTTGCTGTCTGCAATTTTATCTTTGGCGTTTGTTGCACTTTCTTTCATTGAAGTAGCTTTATCTTCTACTGCTTTTTTGGCAGATTTCGCTTTGCTTTCAATGGCGTTTTTGCTGTCTGCCATTTTATCTTTGGCTTTTATTGCGCTTTCTTTCATTGAAGTGGTTTTATCTTCCACGGCTTTTTTGGCAGATTTTGCTTTGCTTTCAACAGTATTTTTGCTGTCAGCCATTTTATCTTTGGCTTTTGTTGCGCTCTCTTTCATTGAGGTAGCTTTATCTTCTACTGATTTTTTGGTAGATTTTGCTTTATTTTCTACCGCACTTTTTGTATCAAGCACTTTGTCTTTTGCTTTGCTGGCTTTTTCTGTCACAAGATTTTTACCTTGTTTTACCGTGTCTTGTTTCATTGTTTGAACGGTATTTTTTACAGCGTCAGTTGCAACGTTTTTTTCCGCTGAAAAAGCGGTTGATGATACTGCCATTGCTAAACTTAATGCTAATACAGATTTTAATGCTTTCATTTTAACTCCTTAGGTTAATGACTATTCCCTTGCGGGGGTGATTGGGAATGGTTTCCCGTGAATTCCCCTATTAGTTTCCTTTTTCGTGGAAAAGTTCCTTAAATTTTATTTTTATGGATAAAAATCCGTCAAAATAATACCGCACTAGTGTAAAAAATGATTGCAACAAGAGGCAATCTAGGGTATATCTTGTTCGTCTGTAAAATTTTTGTAAAAACTTTTGTGAAAGTTTTAGGGCAACACAACATCTTTCAGGCATAAGCTTTGTTCTAAAGCGGTTAAGCCTTTCTATAAACTGAAAAGTAAAGGAGTAAAAATGAAAAAATTATTAAAACTCTCTCTTATCGCGGGTGTAGCAGCCACCTCTTTTTCTGTGCAAGCGGAAGATCAGTTTGTAACCATCGGGACAGGTGGTCAAACTGGGGTTTACTATGTGGTTGGGCAATCAATCTGTCAATTAGTGAATCGTGATACCGCAAAAACTCATATTAAATGTAACGCGCCTTCAACTGGTGCTTCTGTAGCAAACTTAAATGCAATTGCGGCAGATCAAATGGAAATGGGCATTGCGCAATCAGACTGGCAATATCACGCTTACCACGGTACAAGCTCCTTTGCGGGTAAGAAAAATGATAAATTGCGTGCAGTATTCTCAATTCACCCTGAGCCGTTCACTTTAATGGCGCGTGATGATTCAAATATTAATTCTTTTGATGATTTGAAAGGTAAACGTGTGAATGTGGGCGATCCGGGTTCTGGTACGCGCGCAACAATGAATGTAATTTTGGCAGCGAAAGGCTGGACAGACAAAGAATTTAAAGTGGCATCTGAATTAAAACCTGCTGAAATGGCATCAGTAATGTGTGATAACAATCTTGATGCAATTACCTATAACGTTGGTCACCCAAATGGTGCGTTGAAAGAAGCAGCGGCTTCTTGTAATGCTCATCTTGTTCCTGTAACTGGTGAAGCGATTGATCGTTTAGTGGCGGCAAATCCTTACTATGCGAAAGCGACTATTCCGGGTGGGTTATATCGTGGTACAGATAATCCAGTAGATACTTTCGGGGTATATGCCACTTTAGTAACATCTTCAGATGTGCCTGATGACAAAGTTTATGCGGTAGTTAAAGCGGTATTTGATAACTTCGATCGTTTTAAACGTTTACACCCTGCGTTCGCTCATCTTAAAGAAGAAGATATGATTAAAAACGCACTTTCTGCGCCATTACACGAAGGTGCAGTGCGTTACTATAAAGAACGCGGTTGGTTACAATAATCTCATCTTTATTATTTAGGCAGGCTTAGCCCTGCCTTTTTCCGTTTTCATTATTTCAAATTTTTCGGGAGATTTTATGTCCGAATCCACAAAAAAAATGGATTACGATGATCTGCAAGATATGGTCGCCTCCAATGATTCAGGCGGACGAAATCCTACTGGTGCAAGCAGAAAACTGATCGTAATTACCGCGATTTTATGGTCGGTTTTTCAACTTTATTACACCTCCCCTGTGCCATTTTGGCTACAAGAAGTCGTTCGCAATTGGGGGCTAGATATTAATGTGGTGATCGATGACACCAAGGCGCGCTCGATCCACCTTGCCTTTGCATTGTTCTTGGCCTATTTATCGTTTCCTGCTTTTGCGACCTCACCAAAACATCGTATTCCGCTGTTAGATTGGTTTTTTGCCACCCTTGGAGCATTTTTAGGTGCCTATTACATTTTCTTTTATGAAGGTTTAGTCACACGTTTCGGCGCACCCAATACGCAAGATATTATTGCTGGCTGTCTAGGCGTGTTATTGCTGTTAGAAGCCTGTCGCCGTAGCCTTGGCTTGCCTTTAGTGATTATCGCCAGTGTATTTTTGGCTTATAACTACTTCGGGCAATTCCTGCCAACAGATTGGATCATCAGCCACCGTTCAGGATCACTTTCACAAATGGTGAACCAACAATGGGTAACCACTGAGGGCGTGTTTGGTGTGGCATTAGGGGTTTCCACCAAATATGTGTTCCTTTTTGTGTTATTTGGTGCATTGCTTGATAAAGCGGGCGCGGGTAACTATTTCATTAAAACCGCTTTTGCTTATCTTGGACATCTGCGCGGTGGGCCGGCAAAAGCGGCAGTGGTGTCATCAG
This window contains:
- the sucC gene encoding ADP-forming succinate--CoA ligase subunit beta, whose product is MNLHEYQAKQLFAQYGLPVGEGYACETLEQGLEAIKKLGGSKWVLKCQVHAGGRGKAGGVQVVSSEQEVRAFFDKFLGKRLITFQTDAKGQPINQIYVTGCVAVKKELYLSAIVDRSSQQIVFMVSTEGGVNIEEVAEKTPHLLHRTSIDLLVGGMPYQGRELAFKLGLEGKQIKQFTDLFCQLSRLFIEKDLALLEVNPLVILDNGDLDCLDAKVVVDSNALYRHPDLLAMRDLSQEDPREAQAEKWNLNYVALDGNIGCMVNGAGLAMGTMDIVKLYGGQPANFLDVGGGATKERVAEAFKIILTDPSVKAILVNIFGGIVRCDLIAEGIIAASKEVGVNVPVVVRLEGTNAELGRAMLAESDTNIISAQSLQQAASEVVKAAKGE
- the odhB gene encoding 2-oxoglutarate dehydrogenase complex dihydrolipoyllysine-residue succinyltransferase, translated to MSDFEILTPVLPESVADATVATWHKKVGDEVKRDEVLVEIETDKVVLEVPAVADGVLESIIEAEGATVISNQVLGKVSALAAAGNATKESVQKVESTPADRHLANLTSEPTNADVVSPAARRLLAENDLKAEEVQGTGVGGRITREDIERTVAQKAAQKTAQAQSQPQAPEAPALNISGRDEKRVPMTRLRKRVAERLLEAKNSTAMLTTFNEVDMQPIMQLRKKYAEKFEKSHDTRLGFMSFYVKAVVEALKRYPEVNASIDGDDIVYHNYFDISIAVSTPRGLVTPVLRNCDKLSMAEIEKQIKVLAEKGRDGKLTVEDLTGGNFTITNGGVFGSLMSTPIINPPQSAILGMHAIKDRPVAVNGEVVIRPMMYLALSYDHRLIDGRESVGFLVTIKEMLEDPTRLLLEV
- the sucA gene encoding 2-oxoglutarate dehydrogenase E1 component, producing MKQMSPISEWLASSSLNGANQSYIEELYENYLQDPHSVDESWQQIFNTLPKHTEVEQAHTPIRQYFKRLARDNGADGVSVIDPKVSARLVKVLQWVNAHRNRGHLHADLDPLKIWQRMDAPTLDYKFYGFSDADLDEVFDIGGYVYNKEQISLRELTTSLKNTYCGTIGLEFMHVNDLEARTWLQKKLENWLNQPLFSKQEQLKFLEELTAADGLERYLGAKFPGAKRFSLEGSDAFILLMKEIIRQGPKNGIKEIVMGMAHRGRLNLLVNVLGKKPAELFDEFAGKHQGNGTGDVKYHQGFSSDFMTNDGLVHLALAFNPSHLEIVNPVVLGSVRARQTRINDVERSQVLPITVHGDSAVAGQGVVQETLNMSATRGYSVGGTIRIVINNQIGFTTSNPHDTRSTEYSTDIAKMIEAPVIHVNGDDPEAVAYAAQMAVEFRTKFKRDIFIDLVSYRRHGHNEADEPSVTQPLMYERIKRHPTPRKVYADRLIADNVIDEAYSLALMNDYRDALDNGDCVVPEWRERDVEASDWMKFLSQEWSDYEGSFDEQRFTDLALKVCEYPENHPLHSRVKKIYDDRRLMAKGEKPFDWGMAETMAYATLLDEGYNVRLSGEDAGRGTFFHRHSVLHSQKDATIYTPLTHLHNQQGHFEVWDSVLSEEAVLAYEYGYATATPKTLTIWEAQFGDFANVAQVVIDQFISSGEQKWGRMCGLVMLLPHGYEGQGPEHSSARLERYLQLCAQQNMQVCVPSTPAQIYHLLRRQMLRKVRRPLIVITPKSLLRHPLAVSSKEELVNGTYQNVIGEIDKLDPKQVKRVVMCSGKVYYDLLEQRRKNNQTDVAIVRVEQLYPYPHEEMKAALAPYHQVTDYVWCQEEPQNQGAWYCSQHNFVSSLPEHGKLRYVGRPASASPAVGYMSLHNEQQRALVNEALE
- a CDS encoding citrate synthase translates to MSELSAKLTLSDGRELELPVRQGTLGYDVVDVQSLVKNKLFTFDPGFMSTASCVSEITYIDGDEGVLLHRGYPIDQLAKNGTYLEVAHLLLFGERPNKQEYENFVQLVRKHTLVHEQISRFFHGFRRDSHPMAIMCGVSGALAAFYHDSLDINDIEHREITAIRLLAKMPTLAAMCYKYSIGQPFMFPQNHLSYSGNFLYMMFATPCEPYVVNPVLERAMDRIFILHADHEQNASTSTVRTAASSGANPFACIAAGIASLWGPSHGGANEACINMLEEIGTIDRIPEYIARAKDKNDPFRLMGFGHRVYKNYDPRAKVMRQTCHEVLKELNIDNPLFDVAMELERIALSDQYFIDHKLYPNVDFYSGIILKAIGIPTSMFTVIFALARTVGWIAHWKEMFKPGNMKIVRPRQLYTGHTERPFTPLEGKE
- a CDS encoding ComEA family DNA-binding protein, whose product is MKALKSVLALSLAMAVSSTAFSAEKNVATDAVKNTVQTMKQDTVKQGKNLVTEKASKAKDKVLDTKSAVENKAKSTKKSVEDKATSMKESATKAKDKMADSKNTVESKAKSAKKAVEDKTTSMKESAIKAKDKMADSKNAIESKAKSAKKAVEDKATSMKESATNAKDKIADSKNTVESKAKSAKKAVEDKATSMKESATKAKDKMADSKNTAETKAKNSAKSAAENAKNKASEKAKSLKDQAKSYAGEKININKADAKTLQNLSGIGEAKANAIVEYRNKVGKIKSVEELSNISGIGEATIEKIAPYLSF
- a CDS encoding TAXI family TRAP transporter solute-binding subunit, whose amino-acid sequence is MKKLLKLSLIAGVAATSFSVQAEDQFVTIGTGGQTGVYYVVGQSICQLVNRDTAKTHIKCNAPSTGASVANLNAIAADQMEMGIAQSDWQYHAYHGTSSFAGKKNDKLRAVFSIHPEPFTLMARDDSNINSFDDLKGKRVNVGDPGSGTRATMNVILAAKGWTDKEFKVASELKPAEMASVMCDNNLDAITYNVGHPNGALKEAAASCNAHLVPVTGEAIDRLVAANPYYAKATIPGGLYRGTDNPVDTFGVYATLVTSSDVPDDKVYAVVKAVFDNFDRFKRLHPAFAHLKEEDMIKNALSAPLHEGAVRYYKERGWLQ